The Chlamydiota bacterium genome includes the window GCAGCCGACCCCCTGGATGCGGCGGCCGCCGATCGACACCGTGCCGCGGGTGAGCGTGAAGACCGGGGGGCGGTCCGTCTCCACCGCGGGGGTGCGGCAGACGACCCCCCGCCAGTTGGGACGGCCCTCCGCGTCCCGCTCGAAACGGAGGTCAGGCTCGCGGAGGTCCAGTTCCTTCACCTGGAACCGCAGCCGAAGGAGGGAGCCCCAGCGGGGCCTCACGCGGAGCCGCTGCGCCCTGAAGAGGAGCGCCCCGCCCGGCTGCTTCCGCACGTCGACCCCCTCGAGGACGAGGCCGCCGAACGGGCCGAGGGAGGCGGAGCCGAGCGTGATCTCCGCGGCGAGGTACTGTTCCAGGATCTCCCGGACCCGGGCCTTGAGCGCCGCGGGGCGGAGGAAGAGGAGGTAGGAGAGCGCCGCGAAGGCGGCGACGAGGAGGGCGAGGAGAGGCGCAACCGTCCGGGCTGCTCTCATGGCGACAGTATACCCCGCCGTTTCCCGAAAGACAAAGCACGCCGCGCGTGCGGCGAGGGAACGGATGGCGTATCATGACGAAACGACCGGGGGGAGGAAGGATGCGGACAGGAGCGGCGGTGTTCACGGATTTCGACGGGACGGTGACGACCGTCGACTCGCTGCAACGCATCCTCACCGTCTTCACCGGGGAGGCGTGGCGCCGCATAGAGGACGAGGTCGAGGCGGGGCGTATCGGGGACCGGCGGAGCCTCCAGATGGAGTTCGATCTCGTCCGGGCCTCCCGCGTCGAGGCGATGGCGGTGGTCGACCGGGATGTGGCGGTCGATCCCGCGTTCCCTCCGTTCGCGGCGTGGCTGAAACGGCGGGGGGTGCCGCTCACGGTGCTGAGCGGCGGCTTTGCGTCGATCATCAGGCGGGTGCTCGGCCGCCACGGCCTCGAAACGCTGGAGGTGCGGGCGAACGAGGCGAGGGTCTCGCGCGGCAGGTGGCGGGTGGTCCCGGCGCGCGGCCGCCGGCTCTGCGGCGCCTGCAACCACTGCAAGACGGCGTCGATTGTGCGGGCCAGGCGGGCGGGCCTGCAGACGATATTCGTCGGGAACGGGGTCACGGACCGCTGTCCCGCCCGTCACGCGGACCTCGTCTTCGCCAAGGGCGTGCTGGCGGCGCACTGCCGGCGCGAAAGGATACCGTTCCGGCGCTACCGGACGTTCAGGGACGTGCGGCGGGCGCTGGAGAGGGAATGCGTCCTTCCGGCGGCGGCGCCTGAACGGCGCGCGGGGCGCTCCTCCGCATCCAGCCGTAGATCGGGACCTCGATCGTCTTCTGCTTCGGGTGGTCGAGCGTGAAGACCGCCTTCGCCCGAACGCCCCCGGTCTCCGAGGGGGGCGCGCCGGTCACGGTGAAGGTGCGGGATTTCGCCGGTTCGAGCGGGCCCTGCGGGCTGATGCGGAACGCGGGGTTGTCGATCTCCGCCTTCAGTACCGCGAACTCCCGGTCCCGCGTGCTGGCGACGGTGATCGACCGGGCGATCTCCCCCCCGGGCGCGAGCTGCCCGAGACTGATCCGGCTCGGCTGCGCGACGATCTCGCCGCTCACGGTGATCCGCACCGGGATCTGGAGCGTCGGTTTGGCGGCGCTGTTCGTCGGGATGCTCACGCTCTCGAAATGGCGTCCGGTCTCGACATCGGTCTTCAGGGCGACCTCGAGGAGGTAGCGTCTCTTCCCGTTCTCCGGCGGCTCCTCCCGGAGCGCCGCGGTCACCAGATTCAGACGCGTGGCGGGCTCGCCGAGGGTGAGCTCCTCGGGCAGGGTCTGGGAGATGCGTACCGTCCCCGCGGAGGCCTCCGGCCGGTCCTGCAGGATGACGGTCGAGGGCTCCACCAGGAGCGGGGGGATCACGGTCCCCTCGATCGTGAGGGAGACCTTCGGTTCCGCGGGGTCGTTGGAGTAGACGTAGATATGCTTGACCTGTTTCCCCTGTCTCCCCCCGATGGTGAACGTGGCGCCGATCTCCCCCGTCCCGCCCGGCGGAACGACCTTGGAGGAGACGAGGGCGGCCGTGCAGCCGCAGGTCGTGGAGACCTTGTCGATGCGCAGGTCCGCCTGCCCCTCGTTGCGGAAGCGGTAGACGTGCTCCACCTTCTCCACGCCGACCGCCTCGCCGAAGTCGTGCCCGGTCGACTCGAAGACGATCCTGGGCGCCGGTTCCGAAAGGACCGTCGCGGACGCCTCCGGCCGAACGGGGACGGAAGCCTCCGCCGGGGAGGCGACGGCGGCCGCCGGGGGGGACGGCGCATCCGCGGGCGCCCCCGTTTCTGCCGCGGCGGGGGGCGACCCCGCGGGTCGGCGCCCCGCGGCGGATGCGGCGGAGGCAACGATGAGGATCGGGAAGGCGGCAACGGCCAGGGTACGGGCGATTCGATTCATCGGCAGGCGCTCCTTGTTGCGCCGCGGACCCGCGGCCCGCGGCATGGAGGCCCACTATAGCACACCGCCTCGGCGCCGTTCAATTCTGCGTTGTACGTCTTCAGATCGGCTCCGGGTATAATGGGGTTCGTGCGGGGCCTCCGGGTGCCTGTGCGCGGCCCGGAGGGCGCGGACACCGCCTGCCGCGGGCCGTGCACGCGGGGAACGGATATGCCGGCGGAGGCGGGTCGGACCCGCCGCGGAGGGGGGCGATGGAGCGGCCGAGGAGGGGGATGGCGTTCTTGCGGAAGCGGTCGGGGGCGGCGGCGTGCGCGGCGTTGGGGGTGCTGTGCGGCTGTGCGGCCCCGCCGGGGACACCCGTTGTCCGGCCCGATGCGGCCGCATCCGCCGCGGCGGGGGAGGAGCTCGAGCGGCTCCACGGCGTCATCGACCGCGCCGTCGAGGAGTACGGGAAGGTCCGCGAGTACCGGTGCGTGTTCCAGAAGCGCCAGCGGATCCGCGGCGTTCTCCAGGAGCCCCAGCGGATACTGTTGAAGTTCAGGAAACCGATGGACGTCTATATGCGGTGGCTCTCCAGGCAGCACGAGGGACAGGAGATCCTCTACGCGCCCGCGCGCTACGGGACGAGGGCGATCGCCCGGGCGGGCGGCTGGAAGGGGGCGGTGACCCCGCCGATCCCCATCGACGTCGACGGGTACTGGGTGATGCGCGACAACCTCCATCCGCTCGACCGCGTGGGGATAGGGTACTTCCTCGATCTGTTCATGCGCAACGCGCGGCGCGCACGGGAGGAGAAGGCGAGCATGCTGATCGACAGGGGCGCGGAACAGATCTCGGGACGGCCCGCAGGCGTCCTCGAATCGGTGCTGCCGGACGACCCGTCACGGGGATACTACTGTCGCCGCTGCGTCGTATGGTTCGACGAGGGACACGGCCTGCCGGTGAAGATCATGATCTACGACTGGGCCGACGATCTCACCGAGGAGTATCTGTACGAGAACCTCGACCTGCAGCCCGGCTTCACCGACCTCGACTTCGACCGCCGGAATCCCGCCTACCGTCTCTAACGCGAGGGCGGGCAACAACGCGCAAAGGGTCTATCGCCGCATCCGCGGCGTTTCAGAGCATCGGCGGACACCGGCCGCGCGTATGATCGTGCGGGCGTTCCTCTCCCGCGGGGCGGGACGTGGAGGATGCGCGGCTGCACGGAGCAGCCGCCGGACCGGGGCGCGGGGAATCGGAAGATCAGCGCTCTCCGGCGCCCTTCCTCGTCGCGGCGATGAAGTGCCGGAGCCTCTCGAGCGCCCCCCCGCTCTCGATCGCCTCGCGCGCGCGCCCCATCCCCTCGCGGAGGTCCCCGACGAGGCCGGCGGCGAGGAGCCCGGCGGCGGCGTTGGCCAGGCAGACGTCCCGTCGGGGTCCCGAGTTCCGTTCGCCGAGTATCCTCTCCAGCGTCGCCGCGTTCCCGCGCGGCGTCCCGCCGTGGAGCGCGGCGAGGGAAACGCGCGGGACCCCGAGCTGGCGCGGCGTGATCTCCATCGGGCGGAGTCTTCCCCCGGCGAGCAGGAACGCCCGGGTGGGGCCGGAGATCGAGACCTCGTCCATCCACCTTCCGCGTCTCCCCGCGGTCCCGCAGAGGACGAGGGCGCGAGGGATCCCGAGGATCCGGGCGGCGCCCGCGGCGAGGGCGAGCATCTCATGGTGGAAGACGCCGAGCAGCTGGAAGGCGACCGGGGCGGGATTGCAGAGCGGCCCGAGGAGATTGAAGACGGTGCGGAACGGGAGCGCCCGCCGGACCTCGGCCACATGCCGCATCGCGGGGTGGTATCGCGGGGCGAAGATGAAGCCGATCCCCGTCTCGCGGATGCAGCGCGCGACCTCCGCCGGCCCGAGGTCGATCCGCGCGCCGAGCGCCTCGAGGACGTCCGCGCTCCCGCAGCGCGAGGTGCTCGCCCGGTTGCCGTGCTTGGCGATGCGGGCGCCCGCGGCGGCGAGGACGAACATCGCGGCGGTGGAGACGTTGAACAGATCCAGCGAGTCGCCCCCGGTGCCGCAGACGTCGCCGAGCGGCGCCCCGCAACCGCTCACCGGGACGCGCACCATCTTCTCCCGCATCACCGACGCCATCGCGGCGAGCGCCCGGGGGGTGCAGTCGGACGCCTGGAACGCCGAGAGGAACAGCGCCGCCTCATACGGCGCGCACGCCCCCTCCACCATCAGTCTCGCCGCCTGCATCGCGTCCCGCGCCCGGATGCCGCGCCCCTCCGCGAGCCGCCGGCCGGTCTTCAGGAGCCATACGCTCACCGGGTTCGCCGGGGGCGGGAAGAGGCGCGGGAGCTCGTCTCGTACGAATCGTCGCATCTCCATCGAAATCGTGCCCTCCTGCCTGCCTCCAGTGTACCATACCGGGCCTCCGATCATCCCGCTTCGCCGTTACCCCGCGCGGGGCCGGCGGGCGTCCTCCCCCGCGACGGGGCGATATCTGCTATAGTGAGGGGGGGGTGCGGGCCGTCGGAACCAGGACCCCGCGCGGCCGGCCTCGCCGCAGCCGCGGATCGTTGTTCGGGGGGATGCGATGAGGGTCACCGTGTTCGGCGCCGCAGGCGGGGAGGTCACCGGCTCGGCGTACCTCGTCGAGACGGCCCACGCGGCAATCCTCGTGGAGTGCGGGATGTTCCAGGGGAAGAACGGCCTCGGCGAGAGGAATCGCTCCCTCCCGCGCTCCATCCCCGCCTCCTCCCTCGCCGCGGTCCTCCTGACGCACGGGCACCTTGACCACACGGGCCGCCTCCCGCTGCTCGCGAGGGAGGGGTTCCGCGGCCCCATCTACGCGACCCCCGCCACCGGGGAGATCACCGGCCTCATCCTGCGCGATTCGGCCCACCTCCAGGAGCACGACGCCGAGCGGCTCAGCCGCCGGCGCGCGCGGGTTGGCGATCCGCCGATCGCGCCTCTCTACACCCTCCGGGACGCCGAACGGATCATCGAGAATCTCGCTCCGGTGCCGTACCGCGAGCCGCTCGGGGTGGCGCCGGGGATCCGCGCCCGCTTCATCGAGGCCGGGCACATCCTCGGTTCCTCGAGCATCCAGTTGCTCGCGGACGAGGACGGCCGCGAGAAGCGAATCGTCTTCTCGGGGGACCTGGGGCCCAGGGGGGCCCCGATCATGCGCGATTTCGAATCGTTTCACGATGCCGACCTCGTTGTCATGGAATCCACCTACGGCGATCGAAATCACCGCCCGTTCGAGGAAACGGTCGAGCAGCTCATCGCGATCATGGAGGAGGCCGTTGCGGGGAAGGGGAAGATTCTCGTCCCGACATTCGCCGTCGGCCGCGCGCAGACGCTGCTGGCGGTCCTGGCCTGGATCTTCCGCAGCGGACGCGTGGAGCCGTTCCCGGTCTTCCTGGACAGTCCCATGGCCGTCGAGGCGACACGGATCTACCGCCGCCACCCGGAGCTGTTCGACGAGGAACTGAAAGGGTTGCTCCGGGAGCAGCTGTCGCGCGACGACCTGGCGACGCTGCGGGCGACCGTGCGCACGGAGGAGTCGATGGCGATCAACGACCGCCCCGGTCCGTGCCTGGTTCTGGCGGGTTCCGGGATGTGCACCGGGGGCCGCATCCTGCACCACCTGAGGCACAATCTCTGGAAACCGGAGACGCACGTGCTGATCGTCGGCTACCAGGGGCGCGGCACGCTCGGCCGCCTCCTCGTGGAGGGATCGAAAAGGGTCACGATCTTCGGGGAACCGATCGCGGTCAAGGCGCGCATCCACACCCTCGGCGGTTTCAGCTCGCACGCGGGCCAGGAGGACCTGCTCGCCTGGTTCGACGCCCTCGCTCCGGCGAGGCCCCGCCTCGTCCTCACGCACGGGGAGGATCATGCGCGCGAGGCGCTGGCGGCGCGCATCCGGGAAAGGCACGGGATCGAGGCGCTGCTCGTGGAAGAGGGGGCGACCGTCTAGTTGGCGTTCGGGGTCGGACCACGGAATCGTGTTGCGGGAGAACAGGGTGCGTCTAACATGCGCCTAACAAACGGCCTTAGAGGCGTTTTTCAGGCCCGAAATCGGCGTAGAGCGGAGCATCGGCCCAAGGGAGAGGCGTCAAGGAAAGGAGGACGGTATGGACCTGCATGCGGTTCGATCGTTCTTCATGTGGTGCACCATCCTGAACGGGGGGCTGCTGCTCCTCACCTCCCTCGTCCTCCTCTGCGCGGGGGATTTCGTCTATCGGCTTCACGGGAGGTGGTTCCCGCTCGGCCGGGAGGCGTTCAGCGTCGCGCGCTACTGTTTTGTCGGGTTCATGAAGGTGTTGTTCCTGATGTTCAACCTTGTCCCGTACCTCGCCCTGGTGCTTATCGGGTGAGGGGGCTGGCCCCGGCCCCGCATCGCGACGGCAGGGTTTTGACGGGACGGTCGCATCGCGGGCGCGGACCATGTAAGGCGGGATGCACGTGAATGCCGGACAGATCGTACGCAGACTGAAGAAGATGGGCGACCCCCGCGTCGCGGCCCATTCGGGACGCTTCTTCAAGACCGGCGTCGGAGAGTACGGGGAGGGGGACAGGTTCCTCGGCATCCGGGTCCCGGCCCTGAGGAGATGTGCGGGGGAATGCAGGGGGCTTTCGATCGAGGAAGCGCTGAAGCTCCTGCGGTCGCCGTTCCACGAGGCCCGCCTGCTCGCCCTGCTGCTGCTCGTCGCGCGTTACTCCTCGGCCCGGAACGAAGGCACGCGCGCGGCCGTCTACCGCGCCTACCTGCGGCACACCGCCCTCGTCAACAACTGGGACCTGGTCGACTGCTCCGCGGACAAGATCGTGGGCGCCCACCTGTTCGAGAGGGACAGGAGACCGCTCCGTCGGCTCGCCCGGTCGAAGAGCCTCTGGGAGCGGAGGATCGCCGTGATGGCCACGTTCCACTTCATCCGGAGGGGCGATTTCACGGACACCTTTGCGATCGCGGAACTGCTGCTCGACGACCCCGAGGATCTGATCCACAAGGCCGCGGGGTGGATGCTGCGCGAGGTGGGGAAGCGCGACCAAGCCGCGGAGGAGGCGTTCCTGGCACGGCACTGCGGAACGATGCCGCGCACGATGCTCCGATACGCCATCGAGAAGTTCCCCGAGCGAACGCGCCGCGCCTACCTGGTACGCCGGGGGCGAACCGGGAGGGCGCCGTGCGACGGAGTGCGCCGCAGGCCGGATATCGCTGAGAAGGCGACGTAGACGCGTTTCGCGGCCCGGGAGGGCGCCAAGAGATGCGGGCACATTCCGCGAAGGAGGACCGCAACCTCCCCGCGCGGGGGAGAAGAGGCGCGCCGCGCTTCACGTCTGAGGCGGTGCGGCACTGCCTGCGCGACACCGCGTTCGGCCCCGTCGCCGTGCTCTGGTCCGCGGAGGTTCGGGCGCCCGGGATCGTGCGCATCCTCCTCTCCAAACCGGGCCTGCCCGCGCCGCGCTCCCTCGCGACGCAGTTTTCCGGTTCCGCCTCGTCCTCCTGCCGGGAGATCGGCCTCGTGCTCGACCGGATCGAGGCGTTCCTCTGCGGCGAGGATATCCGATTTTCCCTCGATACGGTCCGACTGGACCTCTGCCCCCCGTTCCAGCGGAGGGTGCTCCGCGCCGTTCACGCGATCCGCCGCGGCAGGGTCGGCACGTACCGTCTCATCGCGGCGCGCGCGGACGTTCCGGGCGGCGCCCGGGCGACGGGGACGGCCCTGGCGACCAATCCGTTCCCCCTCGTCATCCCCTGCCACCGGGTGATCCGCTCCGACGGGAGCCCGGGCGGCTACGGGGGCGGGGCGGGGATGAAACGGGCCCTGCTGGCGATGGAGGGCGTCGTGTTCCATGCATCGGGGAAGGTTGTTCTGCGGAAGGGCGCGCATCCCCCAGACCGCCCCGTGCCGGGCTTTTGCGGTTGAACGGGCGGCCGGAAACTGGTATCGTGCCGGCATGGCATGCGAACGGATGCGCGACATCGATCGGGAGGATAGGTTCGCCCTCTCGATGCTCGGGGCCGGCATCGCGCGCGCCCCGTCGAGGATCATGTGCCTCCTCCATTCCTATCCGCGCGGGACGCAGGCCATCTCCCGGGTCCGCTCGGGGTTCGACCGGCGCATGCGCCGGCTCGTCCTCGAGGCGCGGAGGGGCATGCGTTGAAGCGCGCCGTCGCCGTCCTCCTCGCCGCCGCCGTGTTTGGCGGCTGCATGCGGTACGCCCCCGAGGTCCGCACACGGCCCCCGAAGACGGCGATTCCCGCCTCGGCACGGGAGTCGCGCCGCCTGCCCCCGCCGCTCGTCATCGAGGTGGCGCTCGTGCCGGAGCCGGGAAGCCCGCCCTGCCCCGAGGCGCCCGCCGCCCCGACCGACTACCTCGAGGAGGTGCGGGACTGCGTCCGGATCGGCGCGGCGGCGGTCCGGGTACAGCCGCTCGCCTCGGACAGCGGGGCCGGCCGCCCCCGGTACGACCGGAGCCTCGCGAACTACCGGAGGATCGTCGCGGGGGTGCTTCTGGCCGCCCCCGACGTCGTCATCGATCTCGACCTCGAGGGGGCGCCGCCGGACGCGGCCGGGTGGGCCCGCTGCAACGGGCGGATAGAGATCCTCGACGAGGGGGGGGCGCGTGCGCGGCTCCTGCCCGCCGGAGGGGAGGCCCCGCTCGAGAAGATGCGGAAGATCATCGCCGGGGGAGGGCACCTGCGCATCGGCCTCCGAGAGAGCCGCGGATGGCCCTACAGAAGGCGGCCCGGCAACCTCGACTACCTGCGCCGGGCGGTGTCGATGGCGCGCGCGATGGGCCGCCCGGTCGCCACGCCCGCGGAGGCGCGGGAGATGCTCGGCCTCAAGCCGCTAACCCGCCTCTACGCGGTGCCCGGCGCCAGAACGGTGAAGGCCGGGGAGAGATTCTCGCTCGACGTCATCGCCCAACCGCTCAGGGAGGCGGTGAAAGGGTACGTCGTCTTCGTCGCCCCCGACGGGAAACGATACTCGCTCGCGAAGGGGGGGAGGGTCGCACGCGGGGTCGCCCCGTTCATCTCCGATCCTAAGGGGATCAGAATCCCCTTCTGCCGGACCGTGTTCGACGCCTCGATCCACCCCGCGACGCGCCCGGGCGACTACACCGTCGTGGCCGCCCTGGTGCCGCCGGACTCGGCCGCGCGCCTCTCGACGGCGCTCGCCGTGGCGATTGAGAAGGTCACGGTCGAGTGACCGGCGGATTCTCGAGGCGGATCTCCGGGGACGGCCGCCGATTCCAGGCGGTACCCCGGCGCAGGCGCGCCCGGGGCGGACCGGGAACAACAGGAAACGGGAAAGGATTCAAGGATATGCGCTGGACAGAGGCGTTCATACCGACGCTCAAGGAGTGCCCGGCCGATGCCGAGATCGTCAGCCACACGCTGATGCTGCGCGCGGGGATGATTCGGAAGCTCGGCGCGGGGATCTACACCTACCTCCCGCTGGGCTGGCGGACCGTCAGAAAGGTCGAACGGATCGTGCGGGAGGAGATGGACCGCGCCGGTGCCCAGGAGCTCCTCCTCCCCATCCTGAGCCCCGCCGAGCTCTGGCGCGAGAGCGGGCGCTGGGACGAGTACGGCAAGGAGCTGATGCGGCTGCGGGATCGGCACGACCGCGAGTTCGCCCTCGGCCCGACGCACGAGGAGGCGATCACCGCCACCGTGCGCGGGGAGGTGCGCTCCTACCGCGAGCTGCCGCTCTGCCTCTACCAGATCCAGACGAAGTTCCGCGACGAGGTGCGGCCGCGCTTCGGCGTGATGCGGGGGCGGGAGTTCACGATGAAGGACGCCTACTCGTTCCATCGAAACGCCGCGTCCCTCGACGACTACTACCGGGCGATGCACGAGGCGTACGCGCGCATCTTCAAACGCTGCGGGCTCACCTTCAGGGCGGTGCTCGCCGACCCCGGCCTGATGGGGGGGAGGGAGACGCACGAGTTCATGGTGCTGGCCGAGACGGGGGAGTCGGTGGTGATCTCCTGCCCCGCGGAATCGTGCGGCTACGCCGCCACCACGGACACCGCCGCCGGCGTCGCGCCGCCCGCCGCCCAGCCCGCGGAGACGCCGCTGCGGGAGGTGGACACCCCGGGGAAGCGGACGGTCGAGGAGGTCGCCGCGTTCCTCGGCGTGGCGGCGGACCGGCTCATCAAGACGCTGCTCTACCGGGCCGGCGGGGAGACGGTCGCGGTCCTGGTGCGCGGCGACCGGGACGTGAGCGAACCGAAGCTCCGGCGGGCGCTCGGGCGGGCCGTGGTGGAGCTCGCCGGCGAGGAGACGGTCCGCGGGATCACG containing:
- a CDS encoding DUF1573 domain-containing protein; the protein is MNRIARTLAVAAFPILIVASAASAAGRRPAGSPPAAAETGAPADAPSPPAAAVASPAEASVPVRPEASATVLSEPAPRIVFESTGHDFGEAVGVEKVEHVYRFRNEGQADLRIDKVSTTCGCTAALVSSKVVPPGGTGEIGATFTIGGRQGKQVKHIYVYSNDPAEPKVSLTIEGTVIPPLLVEPSTVILQDRPEASAGTVRISQTLPEELTLGEPATRLNLVTAALREEPPENGKRRYLLEVALKTDVETGRHFESVSIPTNSAAKPTLQIPVRITVSGEIVAQPSRISLGQLAPGGEIARSITVASTRDREFAVLKAEIDNPAFRISPQGPLEPAKSRTFTVTGAPPSETGGVRAKAVFTLDHPKQKTIEVPIYGWMRRSAPRAVQAPPPEGRIPSPAPAARP
- a CDS encoding DUF1571 domain-containing protein — its product is MERPRRGMAFLRKRSGAAACAALGVLCGCAAPPGTPVVRPDAAASAAAGEELERLHGVIDRAVEEYGKVREYRCVFQKRQRIRGVLQEPQRILLKFRKPMDVYMRWLSRQHEGQEILYAPARYGTRAIARAGGWKGAVTPPIPIDVDGYWVMRDNLHPLDRVGIGYFLDLFMRNARRAREEKASMLIDRGAEQISGRPAGVLESVLPDDPSRGYYCRRCVVWFDEGHGLPVKIMIYDWADDLTEEYLYENLDLQPGFTDLDFDRRNPAYRL
- the trpD gene encoding anthranilate phosphoribosyltransferase, which encodes MEMRRFVRDELPRLFPPPANPVSVWLLKTGRRLAEGRGIRARDAMQAARLMVEGACAPYEAALFLSAFQASDCTPRALAAMASVMREKMVRVPVSGCGAPLGDVCGTGGDSLDLFNVSTAAMFVLAAAGARIAKHGNRASTSRCGSADVLEALGARIDLGPAEVARCIRETGIGFIFAPRYHPAMRHVAEVRRALPFRTVFNLLGPLCNPAPVAFQLLGVFHHEMLALAAGAARILGIPRALVLCGTAGRRGRWMDEVSISGPTRAFLLAGGRLRPMEITPRQLGVPRVSLAALHGGTPRGNAATLERILGERNSGPRRDVCLANAAAGLLAAGLVGDLREGMGRAREAIESGGALERLRHFIAATRKGAGER
- a CDS encoding MBL fold metallo-hydrolase, with product MRVTVFGAAGGEVTGSAYLVETAHAAILVECGMFQGKNGLGERNRSLPRSIPASSLAAVLLTHGHLDHTGRLPLLAREGFRGPIYATPATGEITGLILRDSAHLQEHDAERLSRRRARVGDPPIAPLYTLRDAERIIENLAPVPYREPLGVAPGIRARFIEAGHILGSSSIQLLADEDGREKRIVFSGDLGPRGAPIMRDFESFHDADLVVMESTYGDRNHRPFEETVEQLIAIMEEAVAGKGKILVPTFAVGRAQTLLAVLAWIFRSGRVEPFPVFLDSPMAVEATRIYRRHPELFDEELKGLLREQLSRDDLATLRATVRTEESMAINDRPGPCLVLAGSGMCTGGRILHHLRHNLWKPETHVLIVGYQGRGTLGRLLVEGSKRVTIFGEPIAVKARIHTLGGFSSHAGQEDLLAWFDALAPARPRLVLTHGEDHAREALAARIRERHGIEALLVEEGATV
- a CDS encoding DNA alkylation repair protein produces the protein MHVNAGQIVRRLKKMGDPRVAAHSGRFFKTGVGEYGEGDRFLGIRVPALRRCAGECRGLSIEEALKLLRSPFHEARLLALLLLVARYSSARNEGTRAAVYRAYLRHTALVNNWDLVDCSADKIVGAHLFERDRRPLRRLARSKSLWERRIAVMATFHFIRRGDFTDTFAIAELLLDDPEDLIHKAAGWMLREVGKRDQAAEEAFLARHCGTMPRTMLRYAIEKFPERTRRAYLVRRGRTGRAPCDGVRRRPDIAEKAT
- a CDS encoding methylated-DNA--[protein]-cysteine S-methyltransferase, yielding MRAHSAKEDRNLPARGRRGAPRFTSEAVRHCLRDTAFGPVAVLWSAEVRAPGIVRILLSKPGLPAPRSLATQFSGSASSSCREIGLVLDRIEAFLCGEDIRFSLDTVRLDLCPPFQRRVLRAVHAIRRGRVGTYRLIAARADVPGGARATGTALATNPFPLVIPCHRVIRSDGSPGGYGGGAGMKRALLAMEGVVFHASGKVVLRKGAHPPDRPVPGFCG
- a CDS encoding 3-keto-5-aminohexanoate cleavage protein; translated protein: MKRAVAVLLAAAVFGGCMRYAPEVRTRPPKTAIPASARESRRLPPPLVIEVALVPEPGSPPCPEAPAAPTDYLEEVRDCVRIGAAAVRVQPLASDSGAGRPRYDRSLANYRRIVAGVLLAAPDVVIDLDLEGAPPDAAGWARCNGRIEILDEGGARARLLPAGGEAPLEKMRKIIAGGGHLRIGLRESRGWPYRRRPGNLDYLRRAVSMARAMGRPVATPAEAREMLGLKPLTRLYAVPGARTVKAGERFSLDVIAQPLREAVKGYVVFVAPDGKRYSLAKGGRVARGVAPFISDPKGIRIPFCRTVFDASIHPATRPGDYTVVAALVPPDSAARLSTALAVAIEKVTVE
- a CDS encoding proline--tRNA ligase; its protein translation is MRWTEAFIPTLKECPADAEIVSHTLMLRAGMIRKLGAGIYTYLPLGWRTVRKVERIVREEMDRAGAQELLLPILSPAELWRESGRWDEYGKELMRLRDRHDREFALGPTHEEAITATVRGEVRSYRELPLCLYQIQTKFRDEVRPRFGVMRGREFTMKDAYSFHRNAASLDDYYRAMHEAYARIFKRCGLTFRAVLADPGLMGGRETHEFMVLAETGESVVISCPAESCGYAATTDTAAGVAPPAAQPAETPLREVDTPGKRTVEEVAAFLGVAADRLIKTLLYRAGGETVAVLVRGDRDVSEPKLRRALGRAVVELAGEETVRGITGAETGFAGPVGLAGVRILADRTVQGMRDAVTGANKNDRHLAGVSEKRDFSVEGFFDLAVSREGDGCPRCGAALTAYRGIEVGQIFKLGTKYSETMGATFTDEDGAAKPFVMGCYGIGITRTVAAAIEQHHDKDGIVWPMALAPYQVEIIAMKPSDEAVMRAACTLADLLAAKGVEVVLDDRDERPGVKFKDADLVGIPLRVVVGPKGLSQRKIELKWRGDTEARLVDAEGAADEIAKLVLARMEAGD